In Blattabacterium cuenoti, the following proteins share a genomic window:
- the purF gene encoding amidophosphoribosyltransferase encodes MISQLFLHKDDDKFHDECGIFGVYSPEKIDTFSLIQFGLFALQHRGQEACGFSVLRDGFILSHKSEGLVLDCFRKIYNSKCYQGNAVIGHTRYSTEGGQSKKNIQPFFGKDSYGKSTISIVHNGNVVNAKSIRKKLESEGINFISEYSDSEVILRLIQKYLLKYDGDLEKSIKKTSLNIKGAYSVIVLMDNKIAAFRDPNGIRPLCYGMLDDKSYIFSSETCGIDSVGGFYIRDLFPGEIIIAYERSIKFSIIRKKEYLNKRICSFEYIYFSRPDSLIENMNVYEIREKCGEKLYEQHPVKADVVIGVPDSGVPASIGYSKVSGIPFKPILVKNKYIGRSFILPKQEMREKMVNLKLNPILHEIKGKHVVIIDDSIVRGTTSRRLVYILRKAGAKKIHFRSASPPIIAPCHLGVDTPSRKDLISYNHMKKNIQKILDVDSLEFLSMENLIEILGGYNYCFGCFTGYYPVYNK; translated from the coding sequence ATGATATCTCAATTATTCCTTCATAAGGATGATGATAAATTTCATGATGAATGCGGTATTTTCGGAGTTTATTCTCCTGAAAAAATCGATACCTTTTCTTTGATTCAATTTGGACTTTTTGCATTACAACACCGCGGACAGGAAGCTTGTGGATTTTCTGTTCTTCGAGATGGATTTATTTTATCTCATAAGAGCGAAGGTCTTGTTTTAGATTGTTTTAGAAAAATTTATAATTCCAAATGTTATCAAGGTAATGCGGTAATTGGACATACGCGTTATTCTACAGAAGGAGGACAAAGTAAAAAAAATATTCAACCTTTTTTCGGAAAAGATTCTTATGGAAAAAGTACTATATCTATAGTACATAATGGAAATGTAGTTAATGCAAAATCTATTAGAAAAAAATTGGAATCTGAAGGAATAAATTTTATATCTGAATACTCAGATTCAGAAGTAATATTACGTTTAATTCAAAAATATTTGTTGAAATATGATGGTGACTTAGAAAAATCTATAAAAAAAACATCCTTAAATATTAAAGGAGCTTATTCAGTTATAGTACTTATGGATAATAAAATTGCAGCTTTTCGAGATCCAAATGGAATAAGACCTCTATGTTATGGAATGCTTGATGATAAAAGTTATATATTTAGTTCAGAAACTTGTGGAATAGATTCTGTTGGAGGATTTTACATAAGAGATTTATTTCCAGGAGAAATTATAATAGCATATGAAAGATCAATTAAATTTTCTATAATAAGAAAAAAAGAATATTTAAATAAAAGAATATGTTCTTTCGAATATATTTACTTTTCTCGTCCAGATTCATTGATTGAAAATATGAATGTTTATGAAATTAGAGAAAAATGTGGAGAAAAACTTTATGAACAACATCCAGTCAAAGCAGATGTAGTAATTGGAGTCCCAGATTCTGGAGTTCCAGCTTCCATTGGATATTCTAAAGTATCTGGAATTCCATTCAAACCAATATTAGTAAAGAATAAATATATCGGAAGATCTTTTATTCTTCCAAAACAAGAAATGCGAGAAAAAATGGTTAATTTAAAACTTAACCCAATATTACATGAGATAAAAGGAAAACATGTAGTTATTATAGATGATTCTATCGTTCGTGGAACGACCAGTCGTAGACTAGTATATATTTTGAGAAAAGCAGGAGCAAAAAAAATTCATTTCAGAAGTGCTTCTCCGCCTATTATAGCTCCATGTCATTTAGGGGTGGATACTCCAAGTAGAAAAGATCTTATTTCATATAATCATATGAAAAAAAATATACAAAAAATCTTAGATGTAGATAGCTTAGAATTTTTAAGCATGGAAAATTTAATAGAAATCCTAGGAGGATATAATTATTGTTTTGGATGTTTTACTGGATATTATCCTGTGTATAATAAATAA
- the purM gene encoding phosphoribosylformylglycinamidine cyclo-ligase has product MKESNRKKIDTISKILKKTYNNRVLSTLDHFSGFYKISRLGYEDPILISGVDGVGTKLRLALDHKKYDLIGIDCFAMCINDVLCHGATPLFFLDYLACGKLDNSIINKIIHGIALSCKSTNTCLIGGETAEMPGIYKENDYDVAGFCVGIVERNKIIDGKKSILKGDILVGLPSSGIHSNGFTLIRKIFSKDDLMVDFQKKPFFETLLKPTKIYYSSIHTLFKEFNIHGIAHITGGGILENIYRILPNNLSSIIMKDKIPIQPIFNYIQKKGNLLDKEMWNTFNMGVGMVLVIPLYQKNSILHRLRMLGENPFIFGNIVVGDKKVLLK; this is encoded by the coding sequence ATGAAAGAAAGTAATAGGAAGAAAATAGATACAATTAGCAAAATCTTGAAAAAAACTTATAATAATAGAGTTCTTAGTACTTTGGATCATTTTTCTGGATTCTATAAAATATCTAGATTAGGATATGAAGATCCTATTTTAATTTCTGGAGTAGATGGAGTTGGTACAAAATTACGTTTAGCTTTAGATCATAAAAAATATGATCTAATTGGAATAGATTGTTTTGCTATGTGTATAAATGATGTTTTATGTCATGGAGCAACTCCTTTATTTTTTCTAGATTATTTAGCTTGTGGAAAACTTGATAATTCTATTATAAATAAAATAATACATGGTATAGCTTTATCTTGCAAAAGTACAAATACATGTCTTATTGGAGGAGAAACTGCGGAAATGCCTGGAATATACAAAGAAAATGATTATGATGTTGCAGGGTTTTGTGTAGGAATTGTAGAAAGAAATAAAATTATAGATGGAAAAAAATCCATTCTAAAAGGAGATATTCTAGTAGGACTTCCTTCTTCAGGAATCCATAGTAATGGATTTACTTTAATCAGAAAGATCTTTTCTAAAGATGATTTGATGGTTGATTTTCAAAAAAAGCCTTTTTTTGAAACTCTTTTAAAACCTACAAAAATATACTATTCTTCTATTCATACTTTATTCAAAGAATTTAATATACATGGTATAGCTCATATTACAGGAGGAGGAATATTAGAGAATATTTATAGAATTCTTCCAAATAATTTATCTTCTATAATAATGAAAGACAAAATACCTATTCAACCTATTTTTAACTATATTCAAAAAAAAGGAAATTTACTGGATAAAGAAATGTGGAATACTTTTAATATGGGAGTAGGTATGGTATTAGTGATTCCCCTTTATCAAAAAAATTCTATTCTACATAGATTACGAATGTTAGGAGAAAATCCTTTTATATTTGGGAATATTGTTGTAGGAGATAAAAAAGTATTATTAAAATAG
- a CDS encoding formyltransferase family protein: MKKISILVSGKGTNMKHILLAINNGVLTNIKINIVISDRWCPAIKYALEKNMKAFSLERIKRKFLSEEINHLLMKDPPNLIVLSGFLFILNKEFCEKWNGKIINIHPSLLPKYGGKGMYGMKVHQKVINNKEKISGATVHYVTKNVDLGSIILKKSCSISLGETPISLSKKISILEKEILIKSIISILNK; this comes from the coding sequence ATGAAAAAAATTTCTATTTTAGTTTCTGGAAAGGGGACAAATATGAAACATATATTATTAGCTATAAATAATGGGGTACTTACTAATATAAAAATAAATATAGTCATTTCTGATCGTTGGTGTCCTGCTATTAAATACGCATTAGAAAAAAATATGAAAGCTTTTTCTTTAGAAAGAATTAAAAGAAAATTTCTTTCTGAAGAAATAAATCATTTACTTATGAAAGATCCTCCAAATTTGATAGTTCTTTCTGGATTTCTTTTTATTCTTAATAAAGAATTTTGTGAAAAATGGAATGGAAAAATTATAAATATTCATCCTTCTCTTTTACCTAAATATGGAGGTAAAGGAATGTATGGAATGAAAGTACATCAAAAAGTTATTAATAATAAAGAAAAAATATCTGGAGCAACAGTTCATTACGTAACAAAAAACGTAGATTTAGGAAGTATAATTTTGAAAAAATCATGTTCAATTTCTTTGGGAGAAACTCCTATTTCTTTATCGAAAAAAATATCTATTCTAGAAAAAGAAATACTAATAAAGTCAATTATTAGTATTTTGAATAAATAA
- the purB gene encoding adenylosuccinate lyase — protein sequence MEKYSNPLIERYSSKEMLYNFSPKKKFSTWRKLWLYLAKYQKELGLNISDEQIQDLKKNLLNIDWKRVSFFEKKFRHDVMAHLYAFGEKAVIAKPIIHLGVTSAFLGDNTDIILIRDGLEILLKKLINIIFRFRNLSIEYHDIPTLAFTHYQPAQLTTVGKRIALWIQSLLLDINELEFRLKSICFRGVKGTVGSAASFKELFNGDLQKTKFLEEKISNKFGFKNVFPITSQTYDRKIDAQILNLLSNIAQSAHKFSNDLRLLQNLKEMEEPFEKEQIGSSAMAYKRNPIRSERMSSLAKFVISLSNSSAMVAATQWLERTLDDSANRRLVLAQSFLSIDAILIIWNNILEDIVIYPKVIEKHIRDELPFLITEYLIVECVRKGSDRQEIHERIRIHSMETTSRMKLEGKENDFIQRVLNDAKIPIDKKTMDKILNPKNFIGFSSDHTLEFIDKKVNPILKKYHYLIDSDLSSIDIQV from the coding sequence TCTACTTGGAGAAAATTATGGTTGTATTTAGCAAAATATCAAAAAGAATTAGGATTAAATATTAGTGATGAACAAATACAGGATTTAAAAAAAAATTTATTAAACATCGACTGGAAAAGAGTTAGTTTCTTTGAAAAAAAGTTTCGTCATGATGTAATGGCACATTTATATGCTTTTGGAGAAAAAGCTGTTATAGCAAAACCTATTATTCATCTTGGGGTTACTAGCGCATTTTTAGGGGATAATACCGATATTATTCTTATTCGAGATGGATTAGAAATTTTACTTAAAAAATTGATTAACATTATTTTTCGCTTTAGAAATTTATCTATAGAATATCATGATATTCCAACTTTAGCTTTTACTCACTATCAACCTGCTCAATTAACAACTGTTGGGAAACGTATTGCATTATGGATACAGAGTCTTCTACTAGATATAAATGAATTGGAATTCAGGTTGAAAAGTATTTGTTTTAGAGGAGTAAAAGGAACAGTAGGATCTGCAGCAAGCTTTAAAGAATTATTTAATGGTGATTTACAAAAAACGAAATTTTTGGAAGAAAAAATATCCAATAAATTTGGATTTAAAAATGTCTTTCCTATTACAAGTCAAACTTATGATAGAAAAATTGATGCACAAATATTAAATTTGTTGTCAAACATAGCACAATCTGCTCATAAGTTCAGTAATGATTTACGACTTTTGCAAAATTTAAAAGAGATGGAAGAACCTTTTGAAAAAGAACAAATAGGATCTAGCGCTATGGCATATAAACGTAATCCAATACGAAGTGAAAGAATGTCTTCTCTAGCAAAATTTGTAATTTCTTTATCAAATAGTTCAGCTATGGTAGCAGCAACTCAATGGTTAGAAAGAACTTTAGATGATTCTGCAAATAGAAGGTTAGTTCTAGCACAATCTTTTTTATCTATAGATGCTATTCTAATAATTTGGAATAATATCTTAGAAGATATAGTTATATACCCTAAGGTTATAGAAAAACACATAAGAGATGAACTACCATTTTTAATTACAGAATATCTTATAGTAGAATGTGTTAGAAAAGGATCAGATAGGCAAGAAATTCATGAAAGAATACGAATTCATTCTATGGAAACAACTTCTAGAATGAAGTTAGAGGGAAAAGAAAATGATTTTATTCAAAGAGTATTAAATGATGCCAAAATACCAATTGATAAAAAAACAATGGATAAAATATTAAATCCTAAAAATTTTATAGGTTTTTCTTCAGATCATACTTTAGAATTTATTGATAAAAAAGTTAATCCAATATTAAAAAAATATCATTATTTAATTGATTCTGACTTATCAAGTATAGATATACAAGTTTAA
- the purE gene encoding 5-(carboxyamino)imidazole ribonucleotide mutase, which produces MNIKIAIFLGSSSDKPIMKKGVDILNKFNIGYKSYIISAHRLPDILSNTIKKVESKGIDIIISGAGLSAHLPGIIASKTIIPVIGIPFHNCKNKNGEGSLGGLDALFSIIQMPKDVPVATVGINNSYNAALLAVHILAMKYENIKKLLVEFRMEKKERLLSEIEQHL; this is translated from the coding sequence ATGAACATAAAAATAGCCATTTTTCTAGGAAGTAGTTCTGATAAACCAATCATGAAAAAAGGAGTAGATATTTTAAATAAATTTAACATAGGTTATAAATCTTATATTATATCTGCTCATAGATTACCAGATATATTATCAAATACTATAAAAAAAGTAGAATCGAAAGGAATAGATATAATAATATCAGGAGCTGGATTATCTGCTCATTTACCTGGAATAATTGCATCAAAAACAATTATTCCTGTTATAGGAATTCCTTTTCATAATTGTAAAAATAAAAATGGAGAAGGATCATTAGGTGGATTGGATGCTCTTTTTTCTATAATACAAATGCCAAAAGATGTTCCTGTTGCTACAGTAGGCATAAATAATTCATACAATGCAGCTTTATTAGCTGTTCATATTTTAGCTATGAAATATGAGAATATAAAAAAATTATTAGTAGAATTCCGAATGGAAAAAAAAGAAAGATTACTATCTGAGATAGAGCAACATTTATGA
- the purC gene encoding phosphoribosylaminoimidazolesuccinocarboxamide synthase: MSLKKTIKKNLLLEGKTKKVYLSENPFEVIIHYKDDITSLDGLKRNIIPDKGILNNEITIFIFNLLNNSGIKTHFIRKINNREQLCHKVNIYPLEFVVRNIVSGSISKRLGMKEGMRISNPIFEIFYKNDNLKDPLINDHHAVFLQIISYKELSGIYKIISNVNNILKKYLFDKNIILVDFKMEFGKDKKNQILLSDEISPDTCRLWDKKTMKKLDKDQFRMGVKEEKIIDVYMEVLKRLNISSSN, translated from the coding sequence ATGAGTTTAAAAAAAACAATTAAAAAAAATCTTCTTTTAGAAGGAAAAACAAAAAAAGTTTATCTTTCTGAGAATCCATTTGAAGTAATTATTCATTACAAAGATGATATAACATCCTTAGATGGATTAAAAAGAAATATTATTCCTGATAAAGGAATTTTAAATAATGAAATTACTATATTTATATTTAATTTATTAAATAATTCTGGAATAAAAACCCATTTTATACGGAAGATCAATAATAGAGAACAATTATGTCATAAAGTAAACATCTATCCTTTAGAATTTGTTGTTCGTAATATAGTTTCAGGAAGTATTTCTAAACGTTTGGGAATGAAGGAAGGAATGCGTATTTCAAATCCAATATTTGAAATTTTTTACAAAAATGATAATTTGAAGGATCCGTTAATTAATGATCATCATGCTGTATTTTTACAGATAATTTCTTATAAAGAATTAAGTGGTATTTATAAAATTATATCAAATGTAAATAATATTCTTAAAAAGTATTTATTTGATAAAAACATTATATTAGTAGATTTTAAAATGGAATTTGGAAAAGATAAAAAAAATCAAATTTTGCTTTCTGATGAAATCAGTCCTGATACTTGTAGATTATGGGATAAAAAAACTATGAAAAAACTAGATAAAGATCAATTTAGAATGGGGGTTAAGGAAGAAAAAATCATTGATGTTTATATGGAAGTATTAAAAAGATTAAATATAAGTTCATCTAACTAA
- a CDS encoding phosphoribosylformylglycinamidine synthase, with the protein MSFRIYIQKKNSFNVDSIKMFREIKRMNISLNEIIIYHIYDIFNIDKNIFLDSLLKIFVDPVTDIFFYDKIRIKNPHFYIDNFDDRAEAAILCMKILYPKLNPIIKTGQLIELIGVDKKNNRKDFNKIKRYYQYQKFDNCNKKIEIKDDSDLRIDQFINFSYEKLKKFHKLWSLSMGIENLIFIQKNFIKENRNPTKEEIRILDAYWSDHCRHTTFFTTLSKITFDGKFKKLYQDIFIKYLKDREKIGFSKKPINFMDLSNMPYNILYRKGKLKNFVLSNEHNSCLIKIDVDIIKKDKIEKEKWYLLFKNETHNHPTEIDPFGGASTCIGGAIRDPLSGRGYVYQGIRLSGAGNPIKQKIINEKLSQHKICLESAMGYSSYGNKIGLATSHVHEIYHDRYVAKRMEVGMVIGAVPINFVKQEKPEKGDAVLLIGGLTGKEGIGGATDSSKEFYDNSKKNIVEKGNPLIERKIQRFFRRKEVISLIKKCNDFGAGGAAVAIGELSNSIELYLDKIPIKKKITDTEMEAIDIALSESQERIAVVLDSKNVKKFICLANEENIIAVYIAKITDNKRIIFSYKDHKILNLDSYFLNTGGVRKKQDVKVVSPVSISPFKKKIKFSEKKFIKTISELNIASQKSLVEMFDSTVGGTTVLMPFGGKYQMTPSEGSVHKIPVHDEKITNTVSFAAWGFHPEISIWSPFHGGMYAIVECISKIVSMGGYYKNIYFSFQEYYQKLGNNPENWGEPFSALLGAYHAQMNLELASIGGKDSMSGTYKNIHVPPTFIAFGVAKGSYFNVISPELKKVGNKIYLYDHKLLENEMPDFNSIKNAYDQIYKGICSKTIVSIKTIKDGGISIAIAKMAFGNRLGAIINCKKNLFETHIGSLIIETNSNISSDNFILIGEVVSDKYLFFNEIQIKIDKAIESWSKTLEPIYSYNENEEKQNFDSNNFLEKKLLDKKHIPISSYNKNKYKYKKKGTPHVFIPIFPGTNNEFESIRAFKKEGAVVDSFVFKNINDQDVTESILYIKKYIESTQIFMLCGGFSAGDEPDGAGKFIATVLQNKLIKDAIIDFLERDGLILGICNGFQGLIKSGLLPYGKVSLRNHKSPTLTYNKIEKHISQCVHIKIISDNSPWLNGMKNKVYTFPISHGEGRFYASKEITNSLFKKSQVASQYVDLQGNPSLERSYNPNGSIRSIEGLLSEDGKIYGRMTHPERCNNGLLKNIPNIYHEESIFKNAVEYFL; encoded by the coding sequence ATGAGTTTTAGAATTTATATACAGAAAAAAAATTCTTTCAATGTTGATTCTATAAAAATGTTTCGGGAGATAAAAAGAATGAATATTTCACTAAATGAAATTATTATTTATCATATATATGATATTTTTAATATAGATAAAAATATTTTTTTAGATAGTTTGTTAAAAATTTTCGTAGATCCTGTTACAGATATATTTTTTTATGATAAGATAAGAATTAAAAACCCACATTTTTACATAGATAATTTTGATGATAGAGCAGAAGCTGCTATACTATGCATGAAAATTTTGTATCCTAAATTAAATCCTATTATAAAAACAGGTCAGTTAATAGAGCTGATTGGAGTAGATAAGAAAAATAATAGAAAGGATTTTAATAAAATTAAAAGGTATTATCAATATCAAAAATTTGATAACTGTAACAAAAAAATTGAAATAAAAGATGATTCTGATCTAAGGATAGATCAATTTATTAATTTTTCTTATGAAAAACTTAAAAAGTTTCATAAATTATGGAGTCTTTCTATGGGAATTGAAAATTTAATTTTCATACAGAAAAATTTCATAAAAGAAAATAGAAATCCAACAAAAGAAGAAATACGTATTTTAGATGCTTACTGGTCTGATCATTGTCGTCATACAACCTTTTTTACAACACTTTCTAAAATTACATTTGATGGAAAATTTAAAAAATTATATCAAGATATATTTATAAAATATTTAAAGGATAGAGAAAAAATAGGTTTTTCCAAAAAACCCATAAATTTTATGGATTTATCTAATATGCCTTATAATATTCTTTATCGGAAAGGAAAATTAAAAAATTTTGTTTTATCTAATGAACATAATTCTTGTCTCATTAAGATAGATGTAGACATTATAAAAAAAGATAAAATTGAAAAAGAAAAATGGTATCTTTTGTTTAAAAATGAAACTCATAATCACCCAACTGAAATAGATCCATTTGGAGGTGCTTCTACATGTATAGGAGGGGCTATTCGTGATCCTTTATCTGGAAGGGGGTATGTTTATCAAGGAATAAGGTTAAGTGGAGCAGGAAATCCTATAAAACAAAAAATTATTAATGAAAAATTATCTCAACATAAAATTTGTTTAGAATCAGCTATGGGTTATAGTTCTTATGGAAATAAGATAGGATTAGCTACTTCTCATGTTCATGAAATTTATCATGATAGATATGTAGCAAAAAGAATGGAAGTAGGAATGGTTATTGGAGCAGTTCCTATTAATTTTGTAAAACAAGAAAAACCAGAGAAAGGAGATGCAGTTTTATTAATTGGAGGGTTAACAGGAAAGGAGGGAATAGGTGGAGCTACAGATTCATCTAAAGAATTTTATGATAATTCGAAAAAAAATATAGTAGAAAAAGGAAACCCATTAATAGAACGTAAAATACAAAGATTTTTTAGAAGAAAAGAGGTTATTTCATTGATAAAAAAGTGTAATGATTTTGGTGCAGGAGGCGCTGCAGTAGCTATAGGTGAACTAAGTAATAGTATAGAACTTTATTTAGATAAAATTCCTATTAAAAAAAAAATAACAGATACAGAGATGGAGGCTATAGATATTGCTCTTTCCGAATCACAAGAACGTATAGCTGTAGTATTAGATTCTAAAAATGTCAAAAAATTTATTTGTTTAGCTAATGAAGAAAATATTATAGCTGTATATATAGCTAAAATAACTGATAATAAAAGAATTATATTTTCTTATAAAGATCATAAAATTCTTAATTTGGATAGTTATTTTTTGAATACAGGAGGAGTTAGAAAAAAACAGGACGTTAAAGTAGTTTCTCCAGTTTCAATTTCTCCTTTCAAAAAAAAAATAAAATTTAGTGAAAAAAAATTTATAAAAACCATTTCTGAATTAAATATAGCTTCTCAAAAAAGTCTTGTAGAAATGTTTGATAGTACTGTAGGTGGAACTACTGTTTTAATGCCTTTCGGAGGAAAATATCAAATGACCCCATCTGAAGGGAGCGTTCATAAAATTCCCGTTCATGATGAAAAAATAACTAATACAGTTAGTTTTGCTGCTTGGGGTTTTCATCCTGAAATTTCTATTTGGAGTCCATTTCATGGAGGCATGTATGCAATAGTGGAATGTATTTCTAAAATTGTTTCTATGGGAGGATATTATAAGAATATCTATTTTAGTTTTCAAGAATATTATCAGAAATTGGGGAATAATCCAGAAAATTGGGGGGAACCTTTTTCTGCTTTATTGGGAGCTTATCATGCACAAATGAATTTGGAATTGGCTTCTATAGGAGGAAAAGATTCAATGTCAGGAACGTATAAAAATATACATGTTCCTCCTACATTTATAGCCTTTGGGGTAGCTAAAGGTTCATATTTTAATGTAATTTCTCCTGAATTAAAAAAAGTAGGAAATAAAATATATTTATATGATCACAAGCTGTTAGAAAATGAAATGCCTGATTTTAATTCTATAAAAAATGCTTATGATCAGATTTACAAAGGAATCTGTTCTAAAACTATTGTTTCTATAAAAACGATAAAAGATGGAGGTATTTCTATTGCTATTGCAAAAATGGCATTTGGAAATCGTTTAGGAGCAATTATAAATTGTAAAAAAAATTTGTTTGAAACTCATATAGGATCTTTAATTATAGAAACTAATTCTAATATTTCTTCAGATAATTTTATTCTAATAGGAGAAGTGGTCTCTGATAAATATTTATTTTTTAATGAAATACAGATTAAAATCGATAAAGCAATCGAAAGTTGGTCAAAAACTTTAGAACCAATTTACTCCTATAATGAAAATGAAGAAAAACAAAATTTCGATTCTAATAATTTTTTAGAAAAAAAATTATTAGATAAAAAACATATACCTATTTCATCATATAATAAAAATAAATATAAGTACAAAAAAAAAGGAACTCCACATGTTTTTATTCCAATATTTCCAGGAACAAATAACGAGTTTGAATCTATTAGAGCCTTCAAAAAAGAAGGAGCTGTAGTAGATAGTTTTGTTTTCAAAAATATAAATGATCAAGATGTAACAGAATCTATCCTTTATATTAAAAAATACATAGAATCTACACAAATATTTATGCTTTGTGGAGGATTTAGTGCTGGAGATGAACCAGATGGAGCTGGAAAATTTATCGCAACTGTATTACAGAATAAACTTATTAAAGATGCTATCATAGATTTTCTTGAAAGAGATGGATTAATATTAGGTATATGTAATGGGTTTCAAGGATTGATAAAATCTGGATTGTTACCTTATGGAAAAGTAAGTTTAAGAAATCATAAATCTCCTACGTTAACCTATAATAAAATAGAAAAGCATATATCACAATGTGTACATATTAAGATAATTTCAGACAATTCTCCATGGTTAAATGGCATGAAAAATAAAGTATACACCTTTCCTATTTCTCATGGAGAAGGTAGATTTTACGCTAGTAAAGAAATAACGAATTCTCTATTTAAAAAAAGTCAGGTAGCATCGCAATATGTAGATTTACAAGGCAATCCTAGTTTAGAAAGATCTTATAACCCCAATGGGTCTATTAGATCTATTGAAGGATTATTAAGTGAAGATGGAAAAATCTATGGAAGAATGACACACCCAGAACGTTGTAATAATGGATTATTAAAAAATATTCCTAACATTTATCATGAAGAATCCATTTTTAAAAATGCGGTAGAATATTTTTTATAA